One genomic segment of Methanothermobacter wolfeii includes these proteins:
- a CDS encoding tetratricopeptide repeat protein, whose product MIFTVIGIFDFLTGGDEGDSLEKQLRKLEDILEEEFNTLVTIAGYYADMGESQEALDYLERAYRVASEMNDEELMAFALDSMGDVYLSNRKVKTAMEYFREALRIYTSVNSPLKMDLREKIKEVEKIQEAMDIASISRLQEEVEEGVEVDVKAIEPFLDRLVGEVDSAGLYSSHPDKDAASRIREAYQIARDIGDTPTEASSSCSLQHIQ is encoded by the coding sequence ATGATATTCACTGTTATAGGGATATTTGATTTTTTAACCGGAGGTGATGAGGGTGACTCCCTCGAGAAGCAGCTCAGAAAACTTGAAGACATCCTTGAGGAGGAGTTCAACACACTTGTAACCATTGCAGGATACTACGCTGATATGGGGGAGAGCCAGGAAGCCCTTGATTACCTTGAAAGGGCCTACAGGGTAGCATCCGAGATGAATGATGAAGAACTCATGGCATTCGCCCTTGACTCGATGGGTGATGTTTATCTGAGTAACCGGAAGGTTAAAACAGCCATGGAGTACTTCAGGGAAGCCCTGCGCATCTACACCTCCGTGAACTCGCCCCTGAAGATGGACCTCCGGGAGAAGATAAAGGAGGTTGAGAAGATCCAGGAGGCCATGGACATCGCAAGCATCAGCAGGCTGCAGGAGGAGGTTGAAGAGGGCGTTGAGGTTGATGTGAAGGCTATAGAACCATTCCTGGACAGACTGGTGGGTGAGGTTGATTCTGCAGGACTCTATTCATCCCATCCTGATAAGGATGCTGCTTCCAGGATCAGGGAGGCCTACCAGATTGCAAGGGACATAGGCGATACACCCACAGAGGCATCCTCCTCCTGCTCCTTGCAGCATATTCAATAA
- a CDS encoding RAD55 family ATPase — protein sequence MIVRISSGIRGFDDLFGGMGSLPENTVTLLYGPPKVGKSLFSYAFAAEGAENQEPCLYISADYGIADLKRNMEVLNMNPEALIENELLYVIDAASSISGSAAEEGNTYLPSSVNNPTDIMVKLGVATRNITQRYTMFRSVLDSLTTLMAFNDEMLVVRVLTAYMMRIKDAGGTALVTYTEGVADPALEEEIKELFDIHLHMDGSTLSVAGADGVNEAPYRITDQGMLIG from the coding sequence ATGATTGTTAGAATTTCCTCCGGGATCAGGGGATTTGATGACCTCTTCGGGGGTATGGGTTCACTGCCAGAGAACACCGTCACACTGCTCTACGGGCCCCCCAAGGTTGGGAAGTCCCTCTTCTCCTATGCATTTGCAGCTGAGGGAGCAGAAAACCAGGAGCCATGTCTCTACATATCGGCAGATTACGGGATCGCTGACCTTAAAAGGAACATGGAGGTCCTTAACATGAACCCTGAGGCACTGATTGAGAATGAACTCCTCTACGTTATAGATGCTGCATCGAGCATCTCAGGGTCCGCGGCAGAGGAGGGGAACACCTACCTCCCATCCTCTGTAAATAACCCCACAGACATAATGGTTAAACTTGGAGTTGCCACAAGGAACATCACCCAGCGTTACACCATGTTCCGCTCCGTACTGGACTCCCTCACAACCCTGATGGCCTTCAATGATGAGATGCTGGTTGTCAGGGTCCTCACAGCCTACATGATGAGGATAAAGGATGCCGGGGGAACAGCCCTTGTCACCTACACCGAGGGAGTTGCAGACCCTGCGCTTGAGGAGGAAATCAAGGAACTCTTTGACATCCACCTCCACATGGACGGCTCCACCCTCTCTGTAGCAGGGGCTGATGGTGTTAATGAGGCGCCCTACCGGATAACCGATCAGGGCATGCTCATAGGGTGA